In Candidatus Kryptoniota bacterium, the sequence TGACGATTGAAACGAAGAAGGATTGCGCTGAGTCGCGCAAAGAGATTCAAGCGATACTTGGCGACTTCTTAGTTCAATCGAGCTCACGGCTCCTCCGCGTCTCTCTGCGTAATATTTTCCTTGCGGCTCTGTTCATCGGTTCTCATGCAAGCGCTCAGACACCTGAATTCACGAAGATGACCCCTCAAGAACGCGCGGCGTACTTCGCCAAGATTGGTGCCGAATCCCAGAAAGATTGGCAGAGGATGATCGACATTCTTCACATAGGGTTGCCGGACTCACTTCCCTCTCCGGCAGAAGATCCCAACCGCCCCGCGGACACGTTCCAGAAAAAAGGATCAACAAGCTGGTACGACAGCACCGGCAATACCTACACGCGCTCCGCCTGGGGAACATGGAACAATTATGATGAGATGAAAGCAAACCCATATCGGAATCTGCCGGATCCATTGATAATGGATGACGGCCTGACCATCGCGGATGCCAATGCTTGGTGGAAAGTCCGCCGTCCCGAAGTGGAGAGACAGTTCGACGAGGAGATCTTCGGTCACGTTCCGGAGAATGTGCCGGCAGTAAATTGGAGAATTGTGGAAACCACGGACAGCACGATCGGAAGTGTCGCTGTTGTCATAAAACATCTCGTCGGACATGCGGACAATTCGCTCGATCCTGATATTCAGGTGAATATTCAACTTGCTCTCACACTCCCTGCCAAAGTGGTACACCCGGTTCCTGTGATCATGGAATTCGGATTCGTATTTCCACCGGGTTTTAAATTTCCCGGAATGCCTGAACCAAAAGGACCGACGTGGCAGGAACAAGTTCTCGACAAGGGTTGGGGATATGCCATT encodes:
- a CDS encoding acetylxylan esterase — its product is MTIETKKDCAESRKEIQAILGDFLVQSSSRLLRVSLRNIFLAALFIGSHASAQTPEFTKMTPQERAAYFAKIGAESQKDWQRMIDILHIGLPDSLPSPAEDPNRPADTFQKKGSTSWYDSTGNTYTRSAWGTWNNYDEMKANPYRNLPDPLIMDDGLTIADANAWWKVRRPEVERQFDEEIFGHVPENVPAVNWRIVETTDSTIGSVAVVIKHLVGHADNSLDPDIQVNIQLALTLPAKVVHPVPVIMEFGFVFPPGFKFPGMPEPKGPTWQEQVLDKGWGYAIYVPTSVQPDNGAGLTEGIVGLVNKGQPRTPGQWGALRAWAWGASRVLDYFETDKSVDAKKVGIEGVSRYGKAVLVTMAYDRRFAIVLVGSSGKGGAALYRRDFGEDMGNICSSGEYHWFAGNFLKYVLNPDSLSVDSHELIDLCAPRPVFISCGSPQEEGSWVDDRGQFMAEVAAGPVYRLLGEKSMEVTQMPVMGTQIVDGALGFRQHEDGHTVGPNWPYFLEFAQRYFDTIANSSAK